The DNA window AGCAAGgtgggggccctggggtgggtAGGAGATGGGGTGAGGATCAGACCCTTGGAGGTGGGAAGCAGCTAGGTTGGAGGGGCCTAGAAAAATGGAAAGGGGAGGAACTGGGCAGATTCCAAGGGAGGGTCTAGGTCCCAGGGTCCCAGGAAGGAGTTCCCAATGAATCCCCGTGTCTGGCCCACACTCTACCCACCACTGACCACGCCCCCTCCCAGTCCAAGGGCAGCCTGGACCGGCTGGATGAGAAGCCACTGGATCTGgggccaccactgccccccaagTCAGAGACTGGCACGTTCGGCAGTGACCGGCAGACCCCACGCCCAGGAAGTGCTGGTGAGGCGGGGCCGGCCAAATGAGGGGAGGTGGCGTGGATTGACCGTGGCCTGACTGTGATCCTTCTCCCCCAGAGAGCGCCCTGTCAGCACAGAGGACTAGCCCCCCGACGCCTGCAATGTACAAGTTCCGGCCTGCCTTTCCCACAGGTTCCAAAGCGCCTTTCTGCGGGCCGAGTGAGCAGGTGAGGaagcctggccctgccctggagacccTGTCCCAGATGCTTCACCCCCTGGGAGACCCTGCCTGGGGCATAGAGGGTGTCAGCAGGACCCCTCCTTGCAGAGATCCCCGCGGGAGCCAGCGGAGGGGAGCAGTGCAAAGTGTGCTGGGTGGGGCTGATGCAGGCCGTCCTGGCCCCACTCCCTTTGCCTGTACTGCCCTCTGGCCCAGTAGGCGGCTGCCCACAGGAGCAGTATGTGCCGGGATGCCAGGAATTCCACCATTAGTCACTCCAAAAAGCCCACGGGAAGGCTTCAAAAGAATCTGAGATTGTTTGAGAAAGCACATTATTTCTCTGGGTTGTATAAGTGTCGTGTGCTCACCCTGGAGCAATCGGCAGCCCTGGACTGGCTGAGGAATTCCCAGGAATTCCCCACGAGTTCCCAGGCTGCCCATCCTCCTTCATAGCCACCCGAGAGGCAAGCCCTGTGGCTGGACCAGCACACCTagaccagcccccagcccccagccccggcccaggAGGCCCCTCCTCTCAGGGCTGGCATCCTGCCTGAGCCTGCTTCTCAGGGCCCACTGGTCTGGGCAGTGAGTCCGAGCCTCCTTGGCCAGTGTGGTGTGAGTGGACCTTCTTGGGGGTGGGGACGGGCTTTGGGTGCCCTCACCCAGGTCACCTCCTTCCTGGGATTGTCCTGGATCCCATTGAGGGTCTGGGGTTCACCCAGTGCCCCGAGGCCACATCTGTCCGCACCCATGTTCCCCTGGGTTTTGAGGTTCTTGTCTCCAGCCCAATGGTTGAATCATGAAGACTGTCAGTGTGGCTGCCCCTGAGCTGGGTGGGCTTCAAGGCCACTGCCCTGGGTGAGTGTAGCAGCCAGCTGTGGCCCTGTAGTGCcctgaccctcaggggtggggtgcCCAAGAGAGGGCCCTGGTCACTGTGTGGTTATTACATCTCCTCGAGGCCCAGCTCCTGAGGTGGCCCCCCCCCCAACCAAAATCCGAACTGGAGCAGGATGCGCCTCCTTCCCTGGGGAAGCACCATCGGAGGCTGCTGCTCCGTCCCACTTCCTTCTGTGGCCAGGGGACAGAGAGCTTCTGGGACACCTTGTTGGTTGTGCCTGCTACCACTTCAACGTCCCTGGGATTGCAGCCTCCACGTGGGCTCAGAGCATCGGGTGCCCAGGTGGGGCATGGTGGGTGGGCAGCGGCAGATGTGCAGCCTCTGTCTCTGCAGGTCCCAGGCCCTGACTCCCTGACTCTGGGGGAAGATAGCATCCACAGCCTGGACTTTACATCCGAGCCCAGCCTGGACCTCCCTGACTACACAGCTGGTGGCCTGCATACCGCCTACCCGCCGTCCCCACCGCTCAGCACTGCTGACACCTTCTCGGGGGCTCTTCGATCCCTGAGCCTCAAGGCTGCAGGCCGACGGGGTGGGGACCACATGGCCCTACAGCCCCTGCGCTCTGATGGTGGGCCCCCCACACCCCATCGCGGCATCTTTGCCCCCCACGCACTGCCCAACCGCAACGGCAGCCTGTCCTATGATAGCCTGCTTAACCCTGCCTCGCCCAGTGGCCGTGcgtgccctgcccacccctcagccAGCATGGCCAGCTACCGCTCGCCCTACCTGCACCCTGGGGCTGCGGGGGaccccccacagcccccaccccgcaGCTTCAGCCCCGCGTCGGGTCCCCGGCCGCGGGAGCCCTCGCCTGTGCGCTACGACAACCTGTCCAGGACCATCATGGCCTCCATCCAGGAGCGCAAGGACAGGGAGGAGCGCGAGCGGCTGCTGCGGTCTCAGGCCGACTCGCTCTTTGGCGACTCCGGTGTCTATGACGCTCCCAGCTCCTACAGCCTGCAGCAGGCCAGTGTGCTGTCCGAGGGCCCCCGGGGCCCTGTGCTGCGCTATGGCTCCAGAGACGACCTGGTGGCCGGGCCTGGCTTCGGAGGCGCCCGGAACCCCGCCCTGCAGACGTCGCTGTCCTCCCTGTCCAGCGCAGTGAGCCGGGCGCCGaggacctcctcctcctccctgcaggcGGACCTGGTCAACAACAACGCCCCGGGACCCCGGCCAGGCAGTGGCTCCCACAGGTCTCCCCTGCGCCAGGgcccgccctccccacccagcactccccGCTCGCCTTCCTACATGGGCCCCAAAGCCGTTGCCTTCATCCACACGGACCTCCCGGAACCACCGCCCTCACTGGCCGTGCAGAGGTGGGTTCTGGGGGTGCTGCAGGCTTCCTGGCAGGGGGCAGGTGTCCATCTGTCTGTGGGGCCACTTGGCTAAGCAAGTGTGGGCTATCTGCAAGGCCCGACGTGGCCTGTGGGGTGGCCCTTCCCCACTTGCAGGTTCCTGGCCAGCCTTTGTGAGGGTTGCACCCTTCCAAGGATGCCCTGGCATGTCCTGATGCATCGTAGCCTAATGCCCCACGTTCCCTCAGCCAGCACAGACCCGTGGGTGGGCGCCCCAGGCTGCCTTGCTCAGGAGGCAGtgccactgcccctgcccaggagGCTGAGTCTGGGGGACCCTGCAGCACAATGTACTACCATGGGTAGGGCACAcagccctggggagcagggccttGCCTGTGCGGAGATGCAGAAACTAGGCCCCGAAGGTCAGGCTGGTTCCAAGCCCCAGTGGGTGGGTAACTGAGGATGTGGACCGGCTGCCTGGCAGGTCAGGTCCAAGCTCAAGAACTGAGCGCCCGCCTGTGCGGCCCTGCCTTGGGTGCAGCGGCATTGTCAGGGCCCCGCCCCAGCCGCCTTGAGCACAGGCTAGGTCAGGCGGTCTCTGCTGTGGGGGCAGCAGGTCCAGCAGGTGGTGTCTGCACAGAGGCAGGGATGGCGGCCAAAGGAGGGAGGGCCACCTGCCCTCCTGATGAGGCAGCGAGGTTATTGCTAGGAAGGCATCCGGGTAGGAGGGCAGCCCCTTGTTTTCCTCAGGGGGAACAGGGAAGGGGCAACACAGCCATCACTGGGCTCCCCAGGTTAGGGTGCCAGGGCCGGGCTGAATCAGGGGCTCAGCTGGCCTCCCCATGCTATGGTTTTGCCAGTGGGAGGGACCAAGGGACCTGGGGGTGTGACAGCCATTCTGATGTCTGTCCTGTGACAGCACAGCCCTCCCCCTGCAGGCTCGGTGCAGCCACCTGTTTTCTGGGTGGTACCTTCTGCGCTCAGTGGCGTGGGCCACCCAGGGCTCTGTCTGCATCGTCTGTCCCGCTGCCTTCATCGGCCTGTGTCCTGCTGTGGTCCCTTGTTCaccgtgtgtgtgcgtgtatgtgtttGCTTTGATGCAGGGACCACCCTCAGCTGAAGACCCCCCCAAGTAAGCTTAACGGGCAGTCCCCGGGCCTGGCCCGCCTGGGCCCTGCTGCTGGCCCCCTGGGGCCCTCCACCAGCCCTGCCCGGCACACGCTTGTTAAGAAGGTGTCTGGCGTGGGTGGGACCACGTACGAGATCTCGGTGTGAGGAGTGACTGCCACCCACCTGCTGTGGCACTACGGGGACCAGGACCCCCCAGcggctgcccccgccccccgacTTCTCTGCCCTGACAGAGGAGGCGGCCCAGACCTGGTGTGGACACATCAGCAGGAGCGAGAACCACGCTTCCACAAGTCTGTCCCTCGTACTCCGCCTGTCCATCCACTTGTTTGCGCACCAGGGCGTGGTCAGGCCGAGGGCCACTGGCTGCAGATCTGTTGGTGCCCCAGCTTCCATAGCTGGGCCTTGAGGGGGCGCGGACTGCGTCTGTGTGGACTGCACCCATGTCCCGAGGTT is part of the Desmodus rotundus isolate HL8 chromosome 7, HLdesRot8A.1, whole genome shotgun sequence genome and encodes:
- the ZDHHC8 gene encoding palmitoyltransferase ZDHHC8 isoform X4, which produces MPRSPGTRLKPAKYIPVATAAALLVGSSTLFFVFTCPWLTRAVSPAVPVYNGIIFLFVLANFSMATFMDPGVFPRADEDEDKEDDFRAPLYKNVDVRGIQVRMKWCATCHFYRPPRCSHCSVCDNCVEDFDHHCPWVNNCIGRRNYRYFFLFLLSLSAHMVGVVAFGLVYVLNHAEGLGAAHTTITMAVMCVAGLFFIPVIGLTGFHVVLVTRGRTTNEQVTGKFRGGVNPFTRGCYGNVEHVLCSPLAPRYVVESPRLPLAARLKPPFLRPELLDRAPPLKVKLSDNGLKAGLGRSKSKGSLDRLDEKPLDLGPPLPPKSETGTFGSDRQTPRPGSAESALSAQRTSPPTPAMYKFRPAFPTGSKAPFCGPSEQVPGPDSLTLGEDSIHSLDFTSEPSLDLPDYTAGGLHTAYPPSPPLSTADTFSGALRSLSLKAAGRRGGDHMALQPLRSDGGPPTPHRGIFAPHALPNRNGSLSYDSLLNPASPSGRACPAHPSASMASYRSPYLHPGAAGDPPQPPPRSFSPASGPRPREPSPVRYDNLSRTIMASIQERKDREERERLLRSQADSLFGDSGVYDAPSSYSLQQASVLSEGPRGPVLRYGSRDDLVAGPGFGGARNPALQTSLSSLSSAVSRAPRTSSSSLQADLVNNNAPGPRPGSGSHRSPLRQGPPSPPSTPRSPSYMGPKAVAFIHTDLPEPPPSLAVQRLGAATCFLGGTFCAQWRGPPRALSASSVPLPSSACVLLWSLVHRVCACMCLL
- the ZDHHC8 gene encoding palmitoyltransferase ZDHHC8 isoform X2 — protein: MPRSPGTRLKPAKYIPVATAAALLVGSSTLFFVFTCPWLTRAVSPAVPVYNGIIFLFVLANFSMATFMDPGVFPRADEDEDKEDDFRAPLYKNVDVRGIQDFDHHCPWVNNCIGRRNYRYFFLFLLSLSAHMVGVVAFGLVYVLNHAEGLGAAHTTITMAVMCVAGLFFIPVIGLTGFHVVLVTRGRTTNEQVTGKFRGGVNPFTRGCYGNVEHVLCSPLAPRYVVESPRLPLAARLKPPFLRPELLDRAPPLKVKLSDNGLKAGLGRSKSKGSLDRLDEKPLDLGPPLPPKSETGTFGSDRQTPRPGSAESALSAQRTSPPTPAMYKFRPAFPTGSKAPFCGPSEQVPGPDSLTLGEDSIHSLDFTSEPSLDLPDYTAGGLHTAYPPSPPLSTADTFSGALRSLSLKAAGRRGGDHMALQPLRSDGGPPTPHRGIFAPHALPNRNGSLSYDSLLNPASPSGRACPAHPSASMASYRSPYLHPGAAGDPPQPPPRSFSPASGPRPREPSPVRYDNLSRTIMASIQERKDREERERLLRSQADSLFGDSGVYDAPSSYSLQQASVLSEGPRGPVLRYGSRDDLVAGPGFGGARNPALQTSLSSLSSAVSRAPRTSSSSLQADLVNNNAPGPRPGSGSHRSPLRQGPPSPPSTPRSPSYMGPKAVAFIHTDLPEPPPSLAVQRGRIGTCSRGWGRRGPSRVPPGLHLCHLGLPEDRPLLQVPWSPAAGVPPRGAVCRLHLAASSLFPSLSGPERDANQTLTDSRPTGACDRVPAHLRKFPTAAGGPVPQVGAPDLLGPAWSSQGVKPSP
- the ZDHHC8 gene encoding palmitoyltransferase ZDHHC8 isoform X3, which gives rise to MPRSPGTRLKPAKYIPVATAAALLVGSSTLFFVFTCPWLTRAVSPAVPVYNGIIFLFVLANFSMATFMDPGVFPRADEDEDKEDDFRAPLYKNVDVRGIQVRMKWCATCHFYRPPRCSHCSVCDNCVEDFDHHCPWVNNCIGRRNYRYFFLFLLSLSAHMVGVVAFGLVYVLNHAEGLGAAHTTITMAVMCVAGLFFIPVIGLTGFHVVLVTRGRTTNEQVTGKFRGGVNPFTRGCYGNVEHVLCSPLAPRYVVESPRLPLAARLKPPFLRPELLDRAPPLKVKLSDNGLKAGLGRSKSKGSLDRLDEKPLDLGPPLPPKSETGTFGSDRQTPRPGSAESALSAQRTSPPTPAMYKFRPAFPTGSKAPFCGPSEQVPGPDSLTLGEDSIHSLDFTSEPSLDLPDYTAGGLHTAYPPSPPLSTADTFSGALRSLSLKAAGRRGGDHMALQPLRSDGGPPTPHRGIFAPHALPNRNGSLSYDSLLNPASPSGRACPAHPSASMASYRSPYLHPGAAGDPPQPPPRSFSPASGPRPREPSPVRYDNLSRTIMASIQERKDREERERLLRSQADSLFGDSGVYDAPSSYSLQQASVLSEGPRGPVLRYGSRDDLVAGPGFGGARNPALQTSLSSLSSAVSRAPRTSSSSLQADLVNNNAPGPRPGSGSHRSPLRQGPPSPPSTPRSPSYMGPKAVAFIHTDLPEPPPSLAVQRDHPQLKTPPSKLNGQSPGLARLGPAAGPLGPSTSPARHTLVKKVSGVGGTTYEISV